ATCCTGGCCGAGACCGCTGAACCTGCTTCTGAAATTGACGTAGAGCGGGCGCGGGCAGCGGAGCAACGAGCGCTGGAGCGCCTCCAGAAGGCCCAGACCCCGGAAGAACGCGCCGAGGCGGAAGCGGCGCTGGAGCGGGCCCGCAACCGACTGCGCGTGGCGATGGGGCAGGTGGGCCAGCGCATTCGCCCCTGAATCTGGCTGACGCGTCTGAAGTGGGTTGAAAAGGGTGGCAGCTCAGGCGTAGGGTTGTGCCTGTCGGTGGATTGCTGCTATCTTGTCGACAGAAAGCCCCTGGTGGCGGCACCTGTTTGGATCTGTCAGCACTCCCCGAAAAGCCGCAGCCAAAGCATGGGAAGCCGTTTTTTAGAACAATTACCTACGCCGGCTGCCCTGATCGACCGGACGCGTCTGCTAAAGAACCTGCGCGCCATGCAACAGCGGGCTGCGCAGGAAGGGGTGGCGCTGCGCCCCCATGTTAAAACGCACAAATCGCCAGATCTGGCGCGTCTGCAGCAGGAAGTAGGGGCGGTCGGCATCACCGTGGCCACCGTTGATGAAGCGGAGGCTTTTGTGGCGGCCGGTTTTACGGAGGTGCGGCTGGCCTATCCCACCGTTGGCGCCGATCGCTACGAGCGCCTGCTCCCGCTAATGGAGCGCGCCCGTCTTTCTTTCTGTCTCGACACGCCGGAAGCGATCCGAGAAGCTTCGGCTTTTTTTGCGGAACGTGGCCGCCAGGCCAGGGTGTTGCTGGAAGTGGATACCGGTTTTGGACGCACAGGGGTGCGCTGGGATGACGCTCGGCATCTGGTAGCGTGCGCTCGGCTGATTCAGGAAAGTCCAGGGCTGCGGCTGATCGGCCTGCTCACCCATGCGGGCCAGGCGTATCATGGGCCTCAATCTGGAGAGTCTCCGATAGACGCATTGCGCCGGGTGGCTGCTGAAGAGCGCGACCGGCTTCTGGCCGCAGCGGTCGTGCTGCATCAGGCCGGTCTGGCTACGCCTGGTCAGCTTGAACTCAGCGTGGGATCTACGCCCACCGCTCACTACTTTACGAATCGGACGGAGCAGGGATTTCGGATTACCGAAATGCGGCCCGGCAACTACGTTTTTCACGATGCCATGCAGGTGGCGCTGGGCAGTTGCACGCTGGACGACTGCGCGCTGACCGTGCTGGCCCGGGTCGTCAGTCGCAAACCAGACGGTCGCGGAGGCTGGTGGGTCTTTCTGGATGCCGGTAAGAAGGCCCTTTCCACCGATCAGGGATACGGCACGCAGGGCTACGGGCTACCGCTTTACCGTCCGGCCAGCCGGACGCCGCTGCCGCACGCGCGCATAGCGCGTCTTTCGGAGGAGCATGGCTGGATGCACGTGCGGGGCGGCACCACGTTGCAAATTGGAGATCGCGTCCAGATCGTGCCCAATCATGCCTGTCTGGTAGCGCCGCTCTTGCGTCGATTTTATGTGGTGGAGGGCGACGAAGTGGTCGCCGAGTGGGCGGTGGCGGAAGCGTCTTCGGTGGCTCGGAGCGTTGCAAGCACCTGCTGAAAACTTTCGGGCACAGGCGCCACGATTTCCAGTTCCTGTCCAGCCGGATGGCGAAAGCGGAGGCTGAGCGCGTGCAGCATGAGGCGGGGGTAGTGTTGCTGCATCGACCGGTCGCCATAGCGAAGATCTCCGACGATAGGATGGCCGATGTGGTAGAGATGCACCCGGATCTGATGCCGGCGGCCTGTCAGCGGTAGGGCTTCGAGCAGCGTATAGGCATCTCCCAGGTGTTCCAGCACTCGATAGCGCGTCTCGCTGGGTTTGCCGCGCTCCGGATCGACCCCCATGCGGCCCGAGCCGTACAGTCGGATTGGCGCCTGAATCTGTCCCTGCGCCGGCGAGACCTGTCCATGCACCAGTGCCCGGTACCGCTTGGTCACCTGTCGGCGCTCAAAAAGCGTGTTCAAGTAGCGATGGGCTTCGGCGTTACGGGCGAACAGCAACACGCCCGAGGCCTCTTTGTCCAGTCGATGGACCACCCAGAGGCGTTCGCCGCGCGCTTCTTCGAGCAGCCGCCGCGCCGAAGGGCGAGACGGATCGCGTTCGGGAATAGCAGCCAGCCCTTCGGGTTTGTGGATGGCGAGCAGGTCCGTGTCTTCGTAGAGAATGGGTAATTCCATTGGTCAGACGGTTGCGTTCAGGTCTAGATCCGCCAGGAGCGGTTGGGCTACCGGCTCGTCGCGTTCAATTCGGCCATCGCGCAAATGGATGATGCGGCGGGCGTGGTGGGCAATGTCATGTTCATGCGTGACCACCAGCAGCGTGTGGCCCTGGCGGTAGAGCAGCTCGAAGAGCCGCATGATTTCCTCACCGGTTTTTGTGTCCAGATTGCCGGTGGGTTCGTCGGCCAGAATTATGGAAGGATTATTGACCAGCGCCCGAGCGATAGCCACGCGTTGGCGTTGGCCGCCAGAGAGCTCGTTGGGTTTGTGATGCATGCGGTCGCCCAGCCCGACGCTTCGCAACGCGGCCTCGGCCAGGGCGCGCCGCTGGCTTTTGCGCACGCCGGCGTAAATAAGCGGTAGCTCGACGTTCTGCAGGCAATTGACGCGGGGAAGCAGGTTGAACGTTTGAAAGACGAAGCCCACTTCTTTGTTGCGAATGCGGGCCAGCTCGTCGTCCGAAAGCCGGCTCACATCGCGGCCGTTCAGGTAGTAGGTGCCGCTGGTGGGCGTATCGAGACAGCCGATGATGTTCATCAGCGTGGATTTTCCGGAGCCGGAAGGTCCCATGATGGCCACGTACTCGTTCGGGTACACGTCCAGCGACACGCCGTCAAGCGCCCGCACCTGCTGGGTGCCCATTTGATAGATCTTGGTCACGTCGCGCAGTTGAATGAGCGGGCGCCGGTTATCGGTTATTGCCGCCATGGTTCACCGTTCGGGTTGGCTTATTGTACTGTTGCCATGATGCGCCGGCCGAGTCGGGGCTGCTGGATGCGCACCGGCATGCCAGGCCGCAGGGTCTGGCTGACGGCCCGATAAGGACCGATGATTACCGTTTCGCCGCCCTGCAGGCCTGAGACGATTTCAATATGCGTATCATCGGAGATGCCCGTCTGCACTTCGACCATGCGGGCTTTACCGTCTTCCACAATAAAGACAACCTTGCGCAGGTCTTCCTGGAGGGCCAGCGGATTGCTGGCCGTATCGGCGGGGGCTGTTTCGCCCTCGGGACGCACGCGATTGAAATCGCGTACCGTAACGGCCTGAATGGGGACGGCAACGGCATTGAAAACGGTTTTTGTGTAGATGTCTACAGTACCGCTCATGCCGGGACGCAGCGGCGGGAGCAGCTCGGCAGGGGCTGGCACTTCTTCAGCCCGCGCAACGACCGAGGGACCTGCCTCGGGCAGGGCAACCGTACCCAGAATGCGGACTTTCACCGGGAAGTTGGTGACCTGCTCCTGCGTGCCCATGTTGGCTATGCGGGCCGAATTGGCAATTTCGGTGACCACGCCGCGGAAGGTGCGCTCCGGATAGGCATCGATATGGATGGTAGCCGTGTCGCCGACCGAAACGTTCACCACATCGTTTTCATTCACCTCCACCTCCAGCTCCATCTGGTCCAGCCGCGCAATACGCATCATTTCGGTGCCGGCCATCTGGCTGGTGCCGACTACGCGTTCGCCCAGCTCTACGTCCAGCTTACTGACGATGCCGCTCATGGGCGCGTAGATCATGGTTTTGGCCAGTTGTTCGCGAGCTTCCCGGAGCCGGGCTTCTGCGCTTTCCACAGCGTAGCGGGCTGCTTCCAGGGCTGCCTTGGCCACCTCATACTGCGTGCGGGCTGCTTCGAAGTCGCTGGCGGAAATGGCCTGTTTTTCATAAAGGGCCTGCTGTCGCTTAAACTCAGCTTCGGCGCGGATCAGATCGGCCTCGCGCTGCTTGAGCGTAGCACGCGCCTGCGCTACGCCAGCTTCGGCTTGCTGCACCTGCGCTTCGTAGAAGTCGGGTCGAATTCGAGCCAGCAGTTGGCCGCGCTCTACCCGGTCTCCTTCGCGCACCAGCAATTCAACAATCTCGCCTGAAACATCGGGACTGATGGTTACCTCCACTTCAGGCTGCACGCGTCCGGAGGCCGTAACGACCTGCGTAATGGTACGACGCGTGGCTTTTGCCACTTCGACTTCGATACCAGTTTCCTGTTTAAACAGTCCCAGGGCACGTCCTCCCACGCCGATTACTACCAGGAGGCCGAGCATAACGGCCAGCATAATCAACAATCGGCGGGTTGCTTTTGAGAGCGCCATCGGTTTCAACTTTCAGTTTTGCCTTATCGCAACGCGTCCAGTTCAGGCACCAGCGTGCCCACGTAGTAGTCGATGAGTTTCTGCCGGAACACCAGGGTATAGCGGGCGCGCACCAGGTCCGATTCGGCCTGCACATAGGTAGCCCGGGCCTGGGTCAGTTCGACCAGGGTAGCCGAGCCCACGTTGTAACGCTCCTGCGCTGCTTCCAGCGCCTGACGCGCCGCCTGGAGTTGCACCTGGGCTGTTTTGTATTGCTGGCGCGCCGTTTCATAGTCCAGGTACGCCTGGCGCACTTGCGTGGCGATCTCTTGCCGGAGCTGCTGGAGCCGCAACCGGGTATTTTCCAGCTCAATCCG
This DNA window, taken from Rhodothermus profundi, encodes the following:
- a CDS encoding alanine racemase, encoding MGSRFLEQLPTPAALIDRTRLLKNLRAMQQRAAQEGVALRPHVKTHKSPDLARLQQEVGAVGITVATVDEAEAFVAAGFTEVRLAYPTVGADRYERLLPLMERARLSFCLDTPEAIREASAFFAERGRQARVLLEVDTGFGRTGVRWDDARHLVACARLIQESPGLRLIGLLTHAGQAYHGPQSGESPIDALRRVAAEERDRLLAAAVVLHQAGLATPGQLELSVGSTPTAHYFTNRTEQGFRITEMRPGNYVFHDAMQVALGSCTLDDCALTVLARVVSRKPDGRGGWWVFLDAGKKALSTDQGYGTQGYGLPLYRPASRTPLPHARIARLSEEHGWMHVRGGTTLQIGDRVQIVPNHACLVAPLLRRFYVVEGDEVVAEWAVAEASSVARSVASTC
- a CDS encoding RluA family pseudouridine synthase, with the protein product MELPILYEDTDLLAIHKPEGLAAIPERDPSRPSARRLLEEARGERLWVVHRLDKEASGVLLFARNAEAHRYLNTLFERRQVTKRYRALVHGQVSPAQGQIQAPIRLYGSGRMGVDPERGKPSETRYRVLEHLGDAYTLLEALPLTGRRHQIRVHLYHIGHPIVGDLRYGDRSMQQHYPRLMLHALSLRFRHPAGQELEIVAPVPESFQQVLATLRATEDASATAHSATTSSPSTT
- a CDS encoding ABC transporter ATP-binding protein; translation: MAAITDNRRPLIQLRDVTKIYQMGTQQVRALDGVSLDVYPNEYVAIMGPSGSGKSTLMNIIGCLDTPTSGTYYLNGRDVSRLSDDELARIRNKEVGFVFQTFNLLPRVNCLQNVELPLIYAGVRKSQRRALAEAALRSVGLGDRMHHKPNELSGGQRQRVAIARALVNNPSIILADEPTGNLDTKTGEEIMRLFELLYRQGHTLLVVTHEHDIAHHARRIIHLRDGRIERDEPVAQPLLADLDLNATV
- a CDS encoding efflux RND transporter periplasmic adaptor subunit codes for the protein MALSKATRRLLIMLAVMLGLLVVIGVGGRALGLFKQETGIEVEVAKATRRTITQVVTASGRVQPEVEVTISPDVSGEIVELLVREGDRVERGQLLARIRPDFYEAQVQQAEAGVAQARATLKQREADLIRAEAEFKRQQALYEKQAISASDFEAARTQYEVAKAALEAARYAVESAEARLREAREQLAKTMIYAPMSGIVSKLDVELGERVVGTSQMAGTEMMRIARLDQMELEVEVNENDVVNVSVGDTATIHIDAYPERTFRGVVTEIANSARIANMGTQEQVTNFPVKVRILGTVALPEAGPSVVARAEEVPAPAELLPPLRPGMSGTVDIYTKTVFNAVAVPIQAVTVRDFNRVRPEGETAPADTASNPLALQEDLRKVVFIVEDGKARMVEVQTGISDDTHIEIVSGLQGGETVIIGPYRAVSQTLRPGMPVRIQQPRLGRRIMATVQ